Proteins encoded by one window of Kribbella flavida DSM 17836:
- a CDS encoding NAD(P)/FAD-dependent oxidoreductase, translated as MNDERSGRMPDVVVVGAGMIGAACAEALSAAGVDVLVLDRGTPAGGTTAAGEGNVLVSDKEPGPELQLAIASRQEWPKVLARLPEQVADVEWEPKGGLVVATTDPAPLEKFAAQQREAGVDAQLITPAEAFELEPLLTRAVTTAAYYPEDAQLQPVLATTALLAAVRSRGGEVRSGVTAVSVRRAATGRVIGVETDAGLIDCVAVVNACGPWAGAFGAAVGGPIEVLPRRGMILVTAPLPECVRHKVYDADYVGAVGSGDADLQTSTVVESTRSGTVLIGSSRERIGFDDTVKVHVLRELARKAVGLFPFLADVAVIRTYGGFRPYAPDHLPVLGPDPRVPGLWHATGHEGAGIGLAASTGRLVTELFIGVPPHVDPEPFRVDRPAVVGLP; from the coding sequence GTGAACGATGAGCGGAGTGGGCGGATGCCGGACGTGGTGGTGGTCGGGGCGGGAATGATCGGTGCCGCCTGCGCCGAAGCCCTCTCGGCGGCCGGCGTCGACGTGCTCGTGCTCGACCGTGGCACCCCGGCCGGTGGTACGACGGCGGCCGGCGAAGGCAACGTGCTGGTCTCCGACAAGGAGCCCGGGCCCGAGCTGCAGTTGGCGATCGCGTCGCGCCAGGAGTGGCCGAAGGTGCTCGCCCGGCTGCCGGAGCAGGTCGCCGACGTCGAGTGGGAGCCGAAGGGCGGCCTGGTGGTCGCGACCACGGATCCCGCACCGCTGGAGAAGTTCGCGGCCCAGCAGCGCGAGGCGGGCGTCGACGCGCAGCTGATCACGCCGGCCGAGGCGTTCGAGCTCGAGCCGCTGTTGACCCGCGCGGTGACGACGGCCGCCTACTACCCCGAGGACGCGCAGCTGCAGCCGGTCCTCGCCACCACGGCCCTGCTGGCCGCCGTTCGCTCCCGAGGCGGCGAGGTCCGGTCCGGCGTCACCGCTGTGTCCGTACGACGCGCAGCCACCGGCCGGGTGATCGGTGTGGAGACGGACGCGGGCCTGATCGACTGCGTGGCCGTCGTCAACGCCTGCGGCCCCTGGGCGGGAGCCTTCGGCGCGGCGGTCGGCGGACCGATCGAGGTGCTGCCACGCCGCGGCATGATCCTGGTCACCGCGCCGCTGCCGGAGTGCGTACGGCACAAGGTGTACGACGCGGACTACGTCGGCGCGGTCGGCAGCGGCGACGCGGACCTGCAGACCTCGACGGTGGTCGAGTCGACCCGGAGTGGCACGGTCCTGATCGGTTCCAGCCGGGAGCGGATCGGCTTCGACGACACGGTCAAGGTGCACGTCCTGCGGGAACTGGCGCGCAAGGCGGTCGGCCTGTTCCCGTTTCTCGCCGACGTCGCGGTGATACGGACGTACGGCGGTTTCCGGCCCTACGCCCCGGACCACCTCCCGGTCCTCGGGCCGGATCCGCGGGTGCCGGGCCTTTGGCACGCGACCGGCCACGAAGGTGCCGGCATCGGCCTCGCGGCGTCGACCGGCCGCCTGGTGACGGAGCTCTTCATCGGTGTGCCGCCGCACGTCGACCCGGAGCCCTTCCGGGTCGACCGACCGGCCGTAGTGGGGTTGCCATGA
- a CDS encoding helix-turn-helix domain-containing protein: MLPAVGGQGAGRVLGVNLRARRDEQGISLSELARRSGIAKGTLSQLESGAGNPTIETVFSLSNALGVPVSALLSEPPASDLVLVRSADTDVLSGAAVDLRMLRRLENPGSLFEIYDQRIRPGKVQHSTGHPGTEHHVVLTGRVRITARDRSQELGPGDYLAFRADAPHEYEALDGEVRSVLLLEYPPDTSPGVLETLHLD, encoded by the coding sequence ATGCTCCCGGCTGTGGGCGGTCAGGGAGCGGGGCGCGTGCTCGGGGTCAACCTGCGGGCGCGCCGGGACGAGCAGGGCATCTCCCTGTCCGAGCTCGCCCGCCGGTCCGGCATCGCGAAGGGCACGCTGTCGCAGCTGGAGTCCGGCGCGGGCAATCCCACCATCGAAACGGTGTTCAGTCTGTCGAACGCTCTCGGCGTCCCGGTGTCGGCCCTGCTGAGCGAGCCGCCGGCGTCCGACCTGGTCCTGGTCCGCTCCGCCGACACCGACGTGCTCAGCGGCGCGGCGGTCGACCTGCGGATGCTGCGGCGGCTCGAGAATCCCGGCAGCCTGTTCGAGATCTACGACCAGCGCATCCGCCCCGGCAAGGTGCAGCACTCGACCGGCCATCCCGGCACCGAGCACCACGTCGTTCTCACGGGACGGGTTCGCATCACCGCACGGGACCGCAGCCAGGAGCTGGGACCCGGCGACTACCTGGCCTTCCGGGCCGATGCGCCGCACGAGTACGAGGCGCTGGACGGCGAAGTGCGCTCGGTCCTGCTCCTGGAGTACCCGCCGGACACCAGCCCGGGTGTGCTGGAAACCCTGCACCTGGACTGA
- a CDS encoding SDR family oxidoreductase has protein sequence MTKQQALVVGANGVIGSNLIAQLNGLPDWDVVGLSRRGGPGQLAVDLLDIDDTRAKLAGLTDVTHVFYAAYQDRPTWAELVAPNLAMLVHVVEAVEPVARGLRHVSLMQGYKVYGAHLGPFKTPAREDDPPHLPPEFNVDQQRFLEDRQQGKSWAWSALRPSVVGGTALGNPMNLAVAIAGYASISKELGVPLRFPGKPGAYDALLELTDADLLAKATVWAATSPAAANQAFNITNGDLFRWNELWPRLAAWFGMDVAPPLQLSLQDVMADKEPVWKELQVRHGLAGTPYAEVSSWGFADFVFGWDYDFFADGSKARRAGFHEYVETEQMFYRLFEDLRHRRIIP, from the coding sequence ATGACGAAACAGCAGGCCCTGGTGGTCGGAGCGAACGGCGTGATCGGCAGCAACCTGATCGCGCAGCTGAACGGCCTACCCGACTGGGACGTGGTCGGACTCTCCCGGCGCGGTGGGCCGGGGCAGCTCGCCGTCGACCTGCTGGACATCGACGACACCCGAGCGAAGCTGGCCGGGCTGACCGACGTGACCCACGTGTTCTACGCGGCGTACCAGGACCGGCCGACCTGGGCCGAGCTGGTCGCGCCGAACCTCGCGATGCTGGTGCACGTGGTCGAAGCCGTCGAGCCGGTCGCGCGCGGGCTGCGGCACGTCAGCCTGATGCAGGGCTACAAGGTGTACGGCGCACATCTCGGCCCGTTCAAGACGCCGGCGCGGGAGGACGATCCGCCGCACCTGCCGCCGGAGTTCAACGTCGACCAGCAGCGGTTCCTGGAGGACCGGCAGCAGGGCAAGAGCTGGGCCTGGTCGGCGCTGCGGCCCTCCGTGGTCGGCGGCACCGCGCTCGGCAACCCGATGAACCTGGCCGTCGCGATCGCCGGCTACGCGTCGATCTCGAAGGAGCTGGGCGTTCCGCTGCGGTTCCCCGGCAAGCCCGGCGCGTACGACGCGCTGCTGGAGCTGACCGACGCCGACTTGTTGGCCAAAGCAACCGTCTGGGCGGCAACCAGCCCGGCCGCGGCGAACCAGGCGTTCAACATCACGAACGGCGACCTGTTCCGCTGGAACGAGCTGTGGCCGAGGCTGGCCGCGTGGTTCGGGATGGACGTGGCGCCGCCGCTGCAGCTGTCGCTGCAGGACGTGATGGCCGACAAGGAGCCGGTCTGGAAGGAGCTGCAGGTCCGTCACGGCCTCGCCGGTACGCCGTACGCCGAGGTGTCGTCGTGGGGGTTCGCCGACTTCGTCTTCGGCTGGGACTACGACTTCTTCGCCGACGGGTCGAAGGCCCGCCGGGCCGGTTTCCACGAGTACGTGGAGACCGAGCAGATGTTCTACCGCCTGTTCGAGGACCTGCGGCACCGCCGGATCATCCCCTGA
- a CDS encoding LysR family transcriptional regulator — translation MATLRQLEYLVTVVDQGSFTRAAELLHVTQPALSHQIRALERSAGGPLLERLPKNLRLTPTGRAMLPHARAALADAERARCAARQAAGLETGELQIATLYSVSLGILPAALKAWRRQYADVGIRLFEHRHTDELAEAMTTGQADLAIGPSPAAWTGSTHRLGIEEFVVVLASDDALASSDGEQAISLTELAERAWVHYTPGHGLADLLDQACAQAGFQPRIAVRTEQTAAAPALAAAGLGPALVPANILPAGFDGLVLRPDPPICRTLTAYTRGTPDSLSAAFIEVIQAAWPTIPGTKPG, via the coding sequence ATGGCTACGCTGCGTCAGCTGGAGTACCTGGTGACCGTGGTCGACCAGGGCTCCTTCACTCGCGCCGCCGAGTTGCTGCACGTCACCCAGCCCGCGCTGTCCCACCAGATCCGGGCGCTCGAACGCTCCGCGGGCGGACCGCTGCTGGAGCGCCTGCCGAAGAACCTGCGCCTCACCCCGACCGGCCGCGCGATGCTGCCCCACGCCCGGGCCGCGCTGGCCGATGCCGAACGCGCCCGGTGCGCCGCCCGGCAGGCGGCCGGCCTGGAGACCGGTGAGCTGCAGATCGCGACGCTCTACTCGGTCAGCCTCGGCATCCTTCCGGCCGCGTTGAAGGCCTGGCGGCGCCAGTACGCGGACGTAGGCATCCGCCTCTTCGAGCACCGGCACACCGACGAGCTCGCCGAGGCGATGACCACCGGCCAGGCCGACCTGGCCATCGGCCCGTCACCGGCCGCGTGGACCGGCTCCACCCACCGCCTGGGCATCGAGGAGTTCGTCGTCGTCCTGGCCTCGGACGACGCGCTCGCGTCCTCGGACGGGGAGCAGGCCATCTCGCTGACCGAGTTGGCCGAGCGCGCATGGGTTCACTACACCCCCGGCCACGGCCTGGCCGATCTGCTCGACCAGGCTTGCGCGCAGGCGGGATTCCAGCCCCGGATCGCGGTCCGTACCGAACAGACCGCCGCTGCTCCAGCCCTCGCCGCGGCAGGGCTCGGCCCCGCCCTGGTCCCGGCCAACATCCTGCCGGCCGGCTTCGACGGGCTGGTCCTGCGCCCCGATCCGCCGATCTGCCGCACCCTCACGGCGTACACGCGCGGCACGCCGGACTCGCTCTCCGCCGCCTTCATCGAGGTGATCCAGGCGGCCTGGCCGACCATTCCCGGTACCAAGCCGGGGTGA
- a CDS encoding MarR family winged helix-turn-helix transcriptional regulator encodes MGLPDDAAEARAQGWRTLAALHARIEDELERALQKHYALSVSEYSVLDVLARQDDYHLRMNQLSNAVVLSQSATTRLVNRLEDRKLLERYLCPTDRRGIYTEVTKAGRDLLDEAQPTHDAVLTAALEAAAELPELAPLVKALAQLSLPAKV; translated from the coding sequence GTGGGACTACCGGACGACGCCGCGGAGGCGCGGGCCCAGGGGTGGCGCACCCTCGCGGCCTTGCACGCGCGGATCGAGGACGAGCTCGAGCGCGCTTTGCAGAAGCACTACGCGCTGTCGGTCAGCGAGTACAGCGTGCTCGACGTGCTGGCGCGGCAGGACGACTACCACCTGCGGATGAACCAGCTGTCGAACGCCGTGGTGCTCAGCCAGTCGGCGACCACCCGCCTGGTGAACCGGCTGGAGGATCGCAAGCTGCTCGAGCGCTACCTGTGCCCGACCGACCGTCGCGGCATCTACACGGAGGTCACCAAGGCCGGCCGTGACCTGCTCGACGAGGCCCAGCCCACGCACGACGCAGTCCTGACGGCCGCGCTCGAGGCCGCCGCCGAACTCCCCGAGCTGGCGCCCCTGGTGAAGGCGCTGGCTCAGCTCTCCCTGCCCGCCAAGGTCTGA
- a CDS encoding S1 family peptidase, which produces MTGKLTFARAALAAAVVALASTGAVGAAQAKPPAPPVTNIVGGSLASTAQAPWAIALNNSQSPSPSGQWCGATLVKANKIVTAAHCVTKARSTYTAIQGRDSLSSTTGRTSKIASIWKDPQYGRAPGHDVAVLTLATPFTGVPTLPLETSLAADAVGAQPTVYGWGNTEGTGPADRFQKVLVPVLGDAYCGQVYANYDYVANGEICAGYKEGGKDSCQGDSGGPLVLNGRLFGVVSWGIGCADAGNPGVYAEVATYAAALTAQINS; this is translated from the coding sequence ATGACCGGAAAGCTCACCTTCGCCCGTGCGGCCCTGGCCGCCGCTGTGGTCGCTCTCGCTTCGACCGGAGCGGTCGGTGCGGCGCAGGCCAAGCCGCCGGCCCCGCCGGTGACCAACATCGTCGGCGGCTCCCTGGCGAGCACCGCGCAGGCGCCCTGGGCGATCGCGCTGAACAACAGCCAGTCCCCGTCCCCGAGCGGCCAGTGGTGCGGTGCCACCCTGGTGAAGGCGAACAAGATCGTGACCGCCGCGCACTGCGTGACCAAGGCGCGCAGCACCTACACCGCGATCCAGGGCCGCGACAGCCTGAGCAGCACGACCGGCCGGACCTCGAAGATCGCGTCGATCTGGAAGGACCCGCAGTACGGCCGGGCGCCGGGCCACGACGTCGCCGTCCTGACCCTGGCCACGCCGTTCACCGGCGTACCGACGCTGCCGCTGGAGACCAGCCTCGCGGCGGACGCCGTCGGTGCGCAGCCGACGGTGTACGGCTGGGGCAACACCGAGGGCACCGGTCCGGCAGACCGCTTCCAGAAGGTGCTCGTGCCGGTCCTGGGTGACGCGTACTGCGGTCAGGTCTACGCGAACTACGACTACGTCGCCAACGGTGAGATCTGCGCCGGCTACAAGGAAGGCGGCAAGGATTCCTGCCAGGGCGACTCCGGCGGCCCGCTCGTGCTCAACGGCCGGCTCTTCGGCGTCGTCTCCTGGGGCATCGGCTGCGCCGATGCCGGCAACCCGGGCGTGTACGCCGAGGTCGCGACGTACGCCGCGGCGCTGACCGCCCAGATCAACAGCTGA
- a CDS encoding class F sortase — translation MTARPDRQHRPGRRRTAVVLATGVVLVVAGGYLQFRPDDDTQQGRPASPAGLVPSAAPSSPAKSPAKPSTPAPGRPTTPGKPANQPSTPSTALPEATGTHRPAAGGPQRIVVPRLKVSARVLGIRANGSTLIPPANPRLVGWWSDGARPGAARGSAIITGHTVHTGGGAFDDLGTLRPGDAVSVATGRRTLRYSVVSVTTYRKRALAKQAGRLFDQTVPGRLVLVTCEDWNGTDYESNAVVIARPIG, via the coding sequence ATGACCGCTCGACCTGATCGTCAGCACCGCCCCGGCCGGCGCCGGACCGCGGTGGTGCTGGCGACGGGTGTGGTCCTCGTCGTTGCCGGTGGCTACCTGCAGTTCCGCCCCGACGACGACACCCAGCAAGGCCGGCCGGCATCGCCCGCCGGCCTTGTGCCGTCTGCCGCCCCGTCGTCCCCGGCCAAGTCACCGGCCAAACCCTCGACTCCAGCCCCGGGCCGGCCGACGACGCCGGGCAAACCGGCGAACCAGCCGAGCACGCCGTCCACGGCCCTGCCCGAGGCCACCGGCACGCACCGGCCGGCAGCGGGCGGTCCGCAGCGGATCGTCGTACCGCGACTCAAGGTCTCGGCGCGGGTTCTCGGGATCCGGGCCAACGGCAGCACGTTGATCCCGCCGGCGAATCCCCGGCTGGTCGGCTGGTGGTCCGACGGGGCGCGGCCGGGAGCCGCCCGGGGATCGGCCATCATCACCGGGCACACCGTGCACACCGGCGGCGGCGCGTTCGACGACCTCGGCACGTTGCGACCGGGGGACGCGGTCAGCGTCGCCACCGGCCGGCGAACGCTGCGGTACTCCGTCGTCTCGGTCACCACCTACCGCAAACGGGCCCTGGCCAAGCAGGCCGGCCGGCTCTTCGACCAGACCGTGCCCGGCCGGCTGGTGCTTGTCACCTGCGAGGACTGGAACGGCACGGACTACGAGAGCAATGCCGTCGTCATCGCCCGGCCGATCGGCTGA
- a CDS encoding TetR/AcrR family transcriptional regulator C-terminal domain-containing protein, whose product MAREADERTALGSVWLRSEPAPTRAPLDRQDIVRTAVQLLDRDGLEQLSMRRLATELGTAATSALYWRVATKNDLLELAVDEVFGEALLPADATAEPPGRSSRRTGAGEADWRDRLGTLAKAAYDAFARHPWAPQLLASHAGLGPNYQAYAEQVVSILASAGFKGVHLDAAVSAVFHYLVGAAVTDAAWTATVRRSGLPGTAWAHAAGDRLGVPAASLTSYLSRDDQSGPEARFTTGLRVILVGLRPRRL is encoded by the coding sequence ATGGCGCGCGAGGCGGACGAGAGGACGGCCCTGGGCTCGGTCTGGCTGCGGTCGGAGCCGGCGCCGACCCGCGCACCGCTCGACCGTCAGGACATCGTCCGGACCGCCGTCCAGCTGCTCGACCGCGACGGCCTGGAGCAGTTGTCGATGCGCCGGCTCGCGACGGAGCTGGGAACGGCCGCGACCTCGGCGCTCTACTGGCGGGTGGCCACCAAGAACGACCTGCTCGAACTGGCCGTCGACGAGGTCTTCGGCGAGGCCCTGCTCCCGGCGGACGCGACTGCGGAACCACCTGGTCGCTCGTCCCGGCGTACGGGCGCCGGCGAGGCCGACTGGCGCGACCGGCTCGGCACGCTCGCGAAAGCGGCGTACGACGCCTTCGCCCGGCACCCGTGGGCGCCGCAGCTGCTCGCCTCGCACGCGGGTCTCGGCCCCAACTACCAGGCCTATGCCGAGCAGGTGGTGAGCATCCTCGCGTCCGCCGGATTCAAGGGCGTGCACCTGGACGCGGCGGTGTCGGCGGTTTTCCACTACCTCGTCGGCGCCGCCGTCACGGACGCGGCCTGGACGGCGACGGTCCGGCGCAGCGGGCTCCCGGGCACCGCGTGGGCGCACGCCGCCGGCGACCGGCTCGGCGTACCGGCGGCGTCGCTCACGTCCTACCTGTCCCGCGACGACCAGTCCGGCCCCGAAGCCCGCTTCACCACCGGCCTCCGCGTCATCCTGGTAGGCCTCCGCCCCCGCCGCCTCTGA
- a CDS encoding dihydrolipoamide acetyltransferase family protein yields the protein MSAQTFLLPDLGEGLTEAEVVRWLVAVGDEVVVDAPIAEVETAKSIVVLPSPYAGVVAELHGAEGSTIDVGKPLITIDLQPVSVGPAGISATPSLSADSATSASGSTAGEAYREEEKAGSGNVLIGYGTPEGAASGRRRRPRARANGHAVGTLVEQRPREARNASPVTGAGSAASTEDRPRVPLVISPLVRRIARDAGVDLRALTGSGAGGLILRRDVEAAIAARSTVAAPAAPAVEETTSGAAGVVDARTGLPELRRTGMSGFRKAVAATLSRSRAEIPEATTWVDVDATALVELRESLRTATDAGPGLLALMGRFVVAGLRKYPELNGLVDGDDLVQYDGVNLGLAAQTERGLLVPAVPNAHTLTTRELDAEIRRLTEAARAGWLTAHELSSGTFTLNNYGSFGVDGSAAIINHPQVAILGVGRIIDRPWVVDGELAIRKLTQLSLVFDHRVCDGGTAAGFLRFVADAFENPTSAFADL from the coding sequence ATGAGCGCGCAGACGTTTCTGCTGCCCGATCTCGGTGAGGGACTGACCGAGGCCGAGGTGGTGCGCTGGCTGGTGGCCGTCGGCGACGAGGTGGTGGTGGACGCGCCGATCGCCGAGGTGGAGACGGCGAAGTCGATCGTCGTGCTGCCGTCGCCGTACGCCGGTGTGGTCGCCGAGCTGCACGGCGCCGAAGGCAGCACGATCGACGTGGGCAAACCGCTGATCACCATCGATCTGCAGCCTGTGTCGGTCGGTCCTGCGGGCATCAGCGCCACGCCGTCCCTCAGCGCTGACAGCGCCACGAGTGCGAGCGGCAGCACGGCGGGCGAGGCGTACCGCGAAGAGGAGAAGGCGGGTTCGGGCAACGTGCTGATCGGGTACGGCACGCCGGAAGGCGCCGCCTCGGGCCGTCGCCGCCGCCCTCGCGCTCGAGCCAACGGCCACGCGGTCGGCACGCTGGTCGAGCAACGCCCGCGCGAGGCCCGGAACGCCTCGCCGGTCACCGGTGCGGGGAGCGCTGCCTCGACCGAGGACCGTCCGCGGGTGCCGCTGGTCATCTCGCCGCTGGTCCGGCGGATCGCGCGGGATGCCGGCGTGGACCTCCGGGCGCTGACCGGGTCGGGTGCCGGCGGGCTGATCCTGCGCCGTGATGTGGAAGCCGCCATCGCGGCCCGCTCCACCGTGGCGGCGCCGGCGGCTCCAGCAGTGGAGGAGACAACGTCCGGGGCTGCCGGCGTGGTCGACGCGCGAACCGGGTTGCCGGAGCTTCGGCGTACGGGGATGAGTGGGTTCCGGAAGGCCGTGGCGGCGACGTTGAGCCGGAGCCGGGCGGAGATTCCCGAAGCGACGACGTGGGTGGACGTGGATGCGACCGCGCTCGTGGAGCTGCGCGAGTCGTTGCGGACGGCAACCGACGCCGGGCCGGGACTGCTCGCGCTGATGGGGCGGTTCGTGGTCGCGGGGCTGCGGAAGTACCCGGAGCTGAACGGTCTTGTCGATGGTGACGACCTGGTCCAGTACGACGGGGTGAACCTCGGGCTCGCGGCGCAGACCGAGCGCGGGTTGCTGGTGCCGGCGGTGCCGAACGCGCACACGCTGACGACCCGCGAGCTGGACGCCGAGATCCGCCGCCTGACCGAAGCGGCGCGCGCCGGCTGGCTGACCGCGCACGAACTGTCGTCGGGCACGTTCACGCTGAACAACTACGGCAGCTTCGGCGTCGACGGCAGCGCGGCGATCATCAACCACCCGCAGGTCGCGATCCTCGGCGTCGGCCGGATCATCGACCGGCCCTGGGTGGTCGACGGCGAACTGGCGATCCGCAAGCTCACCCAGCTGTCCCTGGTGTTCGACCACCGGGTCTGCGACGGCGGCACGGCGGCCGGCTTCCTGCGCTTCGTCGCCGACGCCTTCGAAAACCCCACCTCCGCCTTCGCCGACCTCTGA
- a CDS encoding alpha-ketoacid dehydrogenase subunit beta yields MTHVKLSMAQALNQALRDAMRADESVLMFGEDVGALGGVFRITDGLTAEFGEQRCFDTPLAESGIVGLAVGLAMNGMRPVVEMQFDAFGYPAFEQVVSHVAKMRNRTRGRITLPIVIRMPYAGGIGGVEHHCDSSEAYYAHTPGLTVVAPGTVADAYTLLRRAIEFPDPVIFLEPKKLYWAKDEVDLTVAEPGIGKAVVRREGADATLIAYGPTVPVALEAAEAAAAEGRQLQVVDLRSIVPFDDETVCAAVRRTGRAVVVAEASGFASVSSEIVARVTERCFHSLAAPIRRVTGFDIPYPPPKLERHQLPSVDRILDAVDDLQWDDR; encoded by the coding sequence ATGACACACGTGAAGCTGTCCATGGCGCAGGCGCTGAACCAGGCGCTGCGGGACGCGATGCGGGCCGACGAGTCGGTGCTGATGTTCGGTGAGGACGTCGGCGCGCTCGGTGGGGTGTTCCGGATCACCGACGGGCTGACCGCGGAGTTCGGCGAGCAGCGCTGCTTCGACACGCCGCTGGCCGAGTCCGGCATCGTCGGCCTGGCCGTCGGCCTGGCGATGAACGGCATGCGGCCGGTGGTCGAGATGCAGTTCGACGCGTTCGGCTACCCGGCGTTCGAGCAGGTGGTCAGCCACGTCGCGAAGATGCGCAACCGGACCCGCGGCCGGATCACGCTGCCGATCGTCATCCGGATGCCGTACGCCGGAGGCATCGGCGGCGTCGAGCACCACTGCGACTCGTCGGAGGCGTACTACGCGCACACGCCGGGCCTGACCGTGGTGGCGCCGGGCACGGTCGCCGACGCGTACACGCTGCTGCGCCGGGCGATCGAGTTCCCGGACCCGGTGATCTTCCTGGAGCCGAAGAAGCTCTACTGGGCCAAGGACGAGGTCGACCTGACCGTCGCGGAGCCCGGGATCGGCAAGGCCGTCGTCCGGCGCGAGGGCGCGGACGCGACGCTGATCGCCTACGGGCCGACGGTGCCGGTCGCGCTGGAGGCGGCCGAAGCCGCCGCGGCCGAAGGACGGCAGCTGCAGGTCGTGGATCTGCGCTCGATCGTGCCGTTCGACGACGAGACGGTGTGCGCGGCGGTCCGGCGTACCGGGCGGGCGGTGGTGGTGGCGGAGGCGAGCGGGTTCGCGAGCGTGTCGTCGGAGATCGTTGCCCGGGTCACCGAACGCTGCTTCCACTCGCTGGCCGCGCCGATCCGGCGGGTGACCGGCTTCGACATCCCGTACCCGCCGCCGAAGCTCGAACGGCACCAGCTGCCGTCGGTGGACCGCATTCTCGACGCCGTCGACGACCTCCAGTGGGACGACCGATGA
- a CDS encoding thiamine pyrophosphate-dependent enzyme translates to MSERSEFTVESGSVEQRLLPSAEPVRLIDQHGVAHEHPQYEMPAAQTLAGGYAQLVTGRRINDQAGALVRQGRLAVYPSSHGQEACQIAATMVLGAQDWLFPTYRDTVSIVSRGVDPIETLTLLRGDWHSGYDPYEHKVAPQATPLATQLLHAVGVAHAARLKGEDTVVMALCGDGATSEGDFHEALNFAAVFRAPVVFFIQNNEYAISVPLSKQTVAPSLAHKGIGYGVPGERADGNDLAGLLAVLGSAVAKARAGEGPQLVEAHTYRVQAHTNADDASKYRDDAEVTPWLERDPIKRLDAYLTGLGVLDDEAKQEATRAAEKVADALREGLMQEVQPDPAELFEHLYTTPTPQLREQAAFLADELAREEV, encoded by the coding sequence GTGAGCGAGCGGAGCGAGTTCACCGTCGAGTCCGGCTCCGTCGAGCAGCGCCTGCTGCCCTCCGCCGAGCCCGTCCGCCTGATCGACCAGCACGGCGTCGCGCACGAGCACCCGCAGTACGAGATGCCGGCCGCGCAGACGCTGGCCGGCGGTTACGCACAGTTGGTCACCGGCCGCCGGATCAACGACCAGGCCGGTGCGCTGGTCCGCCAGGGCCGGCTCGCGGTCTACCCGTCGTCGCACGGCCAGGAGGCCTGCCAGATCGCCGCGACGATGGTGCTCGGCGCGCAGGACTGGCTGTTCCCGACGTACCGGGACACGGTGTCGATCGTGAGCCGCGGCGTCGACCCGATCGAGACGCTGACGCTGCTGCGCGGCGACTGGCACTCCGGCTACGACCCGTACGAGCACAAGGTCGCTCCGCAGGCGACACCGCTGGCCACCCAGCTGCTGCACGCGGTCGGAGTCGCGCACGCGGCCCGGCTCAAGGGCGAGGACACCGTCGTGATGGCGTTGTGCGGCGACGGCGCGACCAGCGAGGGCGACTTCCACGAGGCGCTGAACTTCGCCGCCGTCTTCCGCGCCCCGGTGGTCTTCTTCATCCAGAACAACGAGTACGCGATCTCGGTCCCGCTGTCGAAGCAGACCGTCGCGCCGTCGCTGGCGCACAAGGGCATCGGGTACGGCGTACCGGGTGAGCGGGCCGACGGCAACGACCTGGCCGGCCTGCTGGCGGTGCTCGGCAGCGCGGTCGCCAAGGCACGAGCCGGCGAAGGGCCGCAGCTGGTCGAGGCGCACACGTACCGGGTCCAGGCGCACACCAACGCCGACGACGCGAGCAAGTATCGCGACGACGCCGAGGTGACGCCGTGGCTCGAGCGCGACCCGATCAAGCGACTCGACGCCTACCTGACCGGTCTGGGTGTGCTGGACGACGAGGCGAAGCAAGAGGCGACGCGGGCCGCGGAGAAGGTCGCGGACGCGCTGCGCGAGGGGCTGATGCAGGAGGTCCAGCCGGATCCGGCCGAACTCTTCGAGCATCTCTACACCACGCCGACCCCGCAGCTGCGGGAGCAGGCCGCGTTCCTGGCCGACGAGCTGGCCCGCGAGGAGGTCTGA
- a CDS encoding Lrp/AsnC family transcriptional regulator, translating into MSERDMVDAGGPGQMVVAPALDELDRQIVEALTRDGRLSIRALADQVHISRANAYARVERLTSTGVITGFTTTVDPLKLGLATSAYVTLSLRQSSWRALREQLQAIPEIKHMALVGGDFDAILLVRAADNEGLRRVVLEKLQAIPEVLATRTALIFEDLGTL; encoded by the coding sequence ATGTCCGAGCGAGATATGGTCGACGCGGGCGGGCCTGGACAGATGGTCGTGGCACCCGCGCTGGACGAGCTCGACCGGCAGATCGTCGAGGCCCTGACCCGGGACGGACGACTGTCGATCCGTGCCCTGGCCGACCAGGTGCACATCTCCCGGGCGAACGCCTACGCCCGGGTCGAACGGCTCACCTCGACCGGCGTGATCACCGGGTTCACCACCACGGTCGACCCGTTGAAGCTGGGCCTGGCGACCTCGGCGTACGTCACCCTCAGTCTCCGCCAGAGCTCCTGGCGCGCCCTGCGCGAGCAGCTCCAGGCGATCCCCGAGATCAAGCACATGGCCCTGGTCGGCGGCGACTTCGACGCCATCCTGCTGGTCCGCGCCGCCGACAACGAGGGCCTGCGCCGCGTCGTCCTGGAGAAGCTGCAGGCCATTCCCGAGGTGCTCGCCACCCGTACCGCGCTCATCTTCGAGGACCTCGGAACGCTTTAG